A single window of Deltaproteobacteria bacterium DNA harbors:
- a CDS encoding DUF120 domain-containing protein, producing MERMTGIIYSDLGQASSFMALEWVQDLLNQRLGYHPFPATLNVRPKDSSDAQVWRRVQSDHAGTPLTQAADGHCGAKLYRVEIYAGEDAAKLTGAVLLPEVSDYPIDKIEIVAPVRLKEHFNLTDGDQLTLEFLN from the coding sequence ATGGAACGGATGACCGGGATTATTTATTCCGACTTGGGCCAAGCGTCGTCGTTCATGGCGCTTGAATGGGTGCAAGATTTGCTCAACCAAAGGCTTGGCTATCATCCGTTTCCAGCGACGCTCAATGTCCGGCCCAAGGATTCCAGCGACGCTCAAGTGTGGCGCCGGGTGCAAAGCGATCATGCCGGCACGCCGTTGACCCAAGCGGCGGATGGCCACTGCGGCGCGAAATTATATCGCGTCGAAATTTATGCCGGGGAAGATGCGGCGAAACTTACCGGCGCGGTGTTGCTGCCGGAAGTGAGCGACTATCCGATAGACAAAATTGAAATCGTCGCGCCGGTGCGCTTGAAGGAACATTTTAATTTAACCGACGGCGATCAACTGACATTGGAGTTTCTCAATTGA
- a CDS encoding UbiX family flavin prenyltransferase, translating to MNKQKRLIIGISGATGAIYGVRMLEILAKIGDIETHLVLSKAGKMTIQVETPYSVKDVEAMADVVHDINNVGASISSGSFRTAGMVIAPCSMKSMGAIAHSIGGDLLVRAADVVLKERKKLVLVVRETPLHLGHLEAMVSLTRMGAIIFPPVPAFYHRPKTLDDVINQTVTRILDQFEIEAELFHRWDDKGMSRHPDAGKTTNLASAKVGQVAKKQR from the coding sequence TTGAATAAGCAGAAGCGGCTCATCATCGGCATCTCCGGCGCCACCGGCGCGATCTACGGCGTGCGCATGTTGGAGATTCTTGCCAAGATTGGCGACATCGAAACGCACTTAGTTTTAAGCAAAGCCGGTAAGATGACGATCCAAGTGGAGACGCCCTATTCGGTCAAAGACGTCGAAGCGATGGCCGACGTGGTGCATGACATCAACAATGTCGGCGCCAGCATCTCCAGTGGTTCGTTTCGCACCGCGGGCATGGTGATCGCGCCCTGCTCGATGAAATCCATGGGCGCCATCGCCCATTCGATCGGCGGCGATCTGTTGGTGCGCGCCGCCGATGTCGTGCTCAAGGAACGGAAAAAACTCGTGCTTGTCGTGCGCGAAACGCCGCTTCATCTCGGCCATCTCGAAGCGATGGTGTCGCTGACGCGCATGGGGGCGATCATTTTTCCGCCGGTGCCGGCGTTTTACCATCGGCCGAAAACTTTGGACGACGTGATCAACCAAACCGTGACGCGCATTCTCGACCAGTTCGAGATCGAGGCGGAGCTATTCCATCGCTGGGACGACAAGGGCATGAGCCGCCATCCCGACGCCGGCAAAACCACCAACCTCGCCAGCGCTAAAGTGGGGCAAGTGGCGAAAAAGCAGCGCTGA
- a CDS encoding type 2 isopentenyl-diphosphate Delta-isomerase: MPPRRVKKTLSKTQQRKKQHLELCLDTESVTSALSTGLDRYRFVHNALPELDLDEIDVRTSFLGKRLKAPILISSMTGGFDLARKVNRNLAAAAQELGIAMGVGSQRVAIEEPSAAASFQVRDLAPDILLFANLGAVQLNYGYGLGQCRRAVEMIGADALILHLNVLQEAVQPEGNRNFKGLTEKIAAICRALGVPVIAKEVGNGISVDAARRLHSAGVKAIDVAGRGGTSWSAVEAQRAAQQGKAAERTFTDWGIPTEEALVSVRQALPNVSLIASGGIRTGVDIAKSLALGADLAAFGQPLLAAALESSAKVVEFIGGVIHELKVSMLCVGAADLPALKRIALVRNSD, translated from the coding sequence ATGCCGCCACGCAGGGTCAAGAAAACCCTCAGCAAAACTCAGCAGCGCAAAAAACAGCATCTCGAACTTTGTCTCGACACCGAGAGCGTCACTAGCGCTTTAAGCACTGGGCTAGACCGCTATCGTTTCGTGCACAACGCGCTGCCCGAGCTCGATCTCGACGAGATCGATGTCCGCACTTCGTTCCTTGGCAAGCGGCTCAAAGCGCCGATTTTAATTTCTTCCATGACCGGCGGCTTCGATTTGGCGCGCAAGGTCAATCGCAATCTCGCCGCCGCGGCGCAAGAGTTGGGCATCGCCATGGGCGTGGGCTCCCAGCGGGTGGCGATCGAAGAGCCGTCCGCCGCCGCCTCATTCCAAGTGCGTGATCTCGCGCCCGACATTTTGCTGTTTGCCAATTTGGGCGCGGTGCAACTGAACTACGGCTATGGCTTGGGTCAATGCCGGCGCGCGGTCGAGATGATCGGCGCCGACGCGCTGATTCTGCATTTAAATGTTCTCCAAGAAGCGGTGCAGCCGGAAGGCAATCGCAACTTTAAAGGGCTGACGGAAAAGATCGCCGCGATCTGCCGCGCGCTCGGCGTTCCAGTGATCGCCAAGGAAGTTGGCAACGGCATTTCAGTCGATGCCGCGCGCCGGCTTCACAGCGCCGGCGTCAAAGCGATCGACGTCGCCGGCCGCGGCGGCACGTCGTGGTCGGCGGTGGAAGCGCAGCGCGCCGCGCAGCAAGGCAAAGCGGCGGAACGGACTTTTACCGACTGGGGCATTCCCACCGAAGAAGCGCTGGTCAGCGTACGCCAAGCGCTGCCGAACGTTTCGCTCATCGCCTCCGGCGGCATCCGCACCGGTGTCGACATCGCCAAGTCGCTGGCGCTCGGCGCCGACCTCGCGGCGTTCGGCCAGCCGCTCTTGGCGGCGGCTTTGGAGTCGTCGGCGAAGGTGGTAGAATTCATCGGTGGCGTCATCCATGAACTTAAGGTCAGCATGCTCTGCGTCGGCGCGGCGGATCTCCCGGCGCTCAAACGAATCGCTTTGGTGCGTAATTCCGATTGA